The following are encoded together in the Bubalus bubalis isolate 160015118507 breed Murrah chromosome 14, NDDB_SH_1, whole genome shotgun sequence genome:
- the LOC123464866 gene encoding basic proline-rich protein-like yields MIPPKLPIFICHLGRAPRGFPDAALESADPSPPSPAQSEAGCPGQEPDRVPAPGGRARDAASSGPGTAGPFIVPGRAPSRRVRAASQENGAPRPRRQGEQGVACHPSGKLPPRPAGRLALDGPGPRTAGHPTSAAPGPPRPVGADRLSRAGAAARSGRAQPRPPFNPAPSPRRPPPPSATTPPPQPGPDSSPATSSGRFPKLNPFLCQLRAAPPRRQLSSPNFGARGPARRPGGDGGREGAAATSRRGAAAGPADGEDVVFTPRALSADAPWHGVRARHTPPPQPRGPPGHPHLAQVRDRGDGGRHRRRGRGRQGDVSLPARPGPARPGPGAPTAHPTRRRRRRCRARPSFLPAAGDAGGRARGQEPPPPPRKREREEPAKPPPRSRPLSSCRRLDPDAARPVRRPLRPLAGCPFIEPPFSIGSHPATPPAAGQSERRRPSRGGAHWAGRRASTSANGRGEELRGRGRGGGPGRPRPLRAPAPRAGADPGQALGRRGGGGSNPGGAPPAPLARSGLMWRKFHRGLGKARANTKTLKRAHDESQEEQRPGHPDTLTFSAEFQAPLVSTRTMREM; encoded by the exons ATGATACCACCCAAGCTACCGATTTTTATCTGCCATCTGGGGAGGGCTCCCCGAGGCTTCCCAGATGCTGCACTGGAAAGCGCGGACCCCAGCCCGCCCTCCCCAGCCCAGAGCGAGGCTGGGTGCCCCGGGCAAGAGCCAGACCGTGTGCCAGCGCCGGGCGGCCGCGCCAGGGATGCCGCTTCCTCCGGGCCTGGCACTGCCGGCCCATTCATCGTCCCCGGCCGGGCGCCCTCGCGCCGGGTCCGCGCGGCCAGCCAGGAAAACGGCGCTCCCCGGCCCCGCCGCCAGGGGGAGCAGGGAGTCGCCTGCCACCCCTCCGGGAAGTTGCCACCGCGGCCCGCCGGGCGTCTGGCCCTGGACGGTCCAGGTCCCCGCACGGCGGGCCACCCCACCTCCGCGGCCccgggcccgccccgccccgtcgGCGCCGATCGGCTCAGCAGAGCCGGGGCCGCAGCCCGAAGTGGGCGCGCTCAGCCCCGGCCCCCATTCAATCCCGCCCCCTCTCCCCGCCGGCCTCCGCCGCCTTccgccaccacccccccaccccagcccggcCCGGACTCCAGCCCGGCAACGTCATCCGGCCGCTTCCCGAAGCTTAACCCCTTCCTCTGCCAGCTGcgcgccgccccgccccgccgccaaCTTTCTTCGCCCAACTTCGGAGCTCGCGGGCCGGCCCGACGGCCAGGCGGagacggagggagggagggagcggcGGCCACGTCGCGCCGCGGGGCCGCGGCCGGGCCCGCCGACGGCGAGGACGTGGTGTTCACACCGCGGGCGCTCTCGGCCGACGCCCCCTGGCATGGGGTTCGGGCCCGGCACAcgccacccccccaaccccgggGCCCACCGGGACACCCCCATCTCGCCCAGGTCCGCGACCGCGGCGACGGCGGGCGGCACCGCCGCCGGGGGAGGGGCCGCCAAGGAGACGTGTCACTCCCGgcgcggcccggcccggcccggcccggccccggcGCCCCGACGGCCCATCCcacgcgccgccgccgccgccgctgcaggGCCCGGCCAAGTTTCTTACCTGCAGCCGGAGACGCGGGAGGGAGAGCGAGAGGGcaggagccgccgccgccgccgcggaaGCGGGAGAGAGAGGAGCCGGCCAAGCCTCCGCCGAGAAGCCGCCCCCTAAGCAGCTGCAGGCGCCTCGATCCCGACGCTGCCCGCCCCGTCCGCCGTCCGCTCCGGCCGCTCGCTGGCTGC CCATTCATCGAGCCGCCTTTCTCCATTGGCTCGCACCCCGCCACTCCGCCGGCCGCTGGCCAGTCAGAGCGCCGGCGGCCGAGCCGCGGCGGCGCCCATTGGGCTGGGAGGCGGGCCTCCACCTCGGCcaatgggagaggggaggagctgCGAGGGCGGGGCCGG GGAGGGGGCCCCGGCCGGCCCCGCCCACTCCGGGCGCCTGCTCCGCGCGCGGGCGCCGACCCGGGCCAGGCTCTGGGCCGGCGGGGCGGCGGAGGTTCGAATCCAGGCGGCGCTCCGCCCGCGCCCCTGGCCCGCTCCGGGCTGATGTGGCG